The proteins below come from a single Melitaea cinxia chromosome 9, ilMelCinx1.1, whole genome shotgun sequence genomic window:
- the LOC123656696 gene encoding calmodulin-A-like isoform X3 — MAGARTDDIYKKEYRRIRRVTSDFATRQFSSEYGLTEEQVAEFKEAFMLFDKDEDGTITMAELGVVMRSLGQRPSETELRDMVKEVDQDGNGTIEFNEFLQMMSKKMRGADGEDELREAFRVFDKNNDGLISSVELRHVMTNLGERLSEEEVDDMIREADLDGDGMVNYDEFVTILTSKN, encoded by the exons ATGGCGGGAGCTAGGACagatgatatttataaaaaggaaTACAGAAGGATTCGTAGAGTTACCAGTGATTTTGCAACTCGACAGTTTTCT tcAGAATACGGACTCACGGAAGAACAAGTCGCAG AATTTAAGGAAGCATTTATGCTATTCGACAAAGACGAAGATGGCACCATCACGATGGCAGAACTAGGTGTGGTGATGAGATCACTTGGACAGAGGCCGTCAG agaCTGAACTCCGAGATATGGTGAAAGAAGTGGATCAAGACGGTAATGGAACTATCGAGTTCAATGAATTCCTGCAGATGATGTCTAAAAAGATGCGCGGAGCAGACGGCGAAGATGAGCTGAGGGAAGCTTTcag GGTATTCGACAAGAACAACGATGGATTAATATCTTCAGTTGAACTTAGACACGTCATGACCAATCTTGGAGAGAGACTTAGCGAAGAAGAAGTAGATGATATGATCCGTGAGGCTGACCTCGATGGAGATGGCATGGTCAATTACGATG AGTTTGTAACAATATTGACTTCGAAAAACTAG